Proteins encoded within one genomic window of Pygocentrus nattereri isolate fPygNat1 chromosome 11, fPygNat1.pri, whole genome shotgun sequence:
- the LOC108436838 gene encoding melanin-concentrating hormone receptor 2, whose product MNESDVFCDVRTNSSGCVNRTGSSFSPMDVASFMHIFPTVYGVLCSVGVLANSLVIYAVATCKKKMVSDIYVLNLAVADLLFLLVMPFNIHQLVRDRQWVFGNFMCKAVVVVDVSNQFTTVGIVTVLCIDRYIAIVHPTSENRTIQWTIVINLLVWVGSFLLTIPVMIYAKVISEKHMNVCMMYLDSPKDMYWYTLYQSTLGFIVPLIIISTFYSLTLYHVFRSIRRVKRKQSVWAKRATKMVLMVIALFLLCWSPYHVIQVINLSIQHPTSIFIYAYNISICLSYSHSCINPLMLLIFAQNYRERLCHRRDLRSSHTTMSKTTVKTEGGSSVSPDTTHRCTVI is encoded by the exons ATGAACGAGTCGGACGTTTTCTGCGATGTTCGGACGAACTCGTCGGGCTGCGTGAACCGGACGGGGTCCTCCTTCAGCCCGATGGACGTCGCGTCCTTCATGCACATCTTCCCCACCGTGTACGGCGTGCTGTGCTCGGTGGGCGTCCTGGCCAACAGCCTGGTCATCTACGCCGTGGCCACCTGCAAGAAGAAGATGGTCTCCGACATCTACGTGCTGAACCTGGCCGTGGCCGACCTGCTTTTCCTGCTCGTCATGCCCTTCAACATCCACCAGCTGGTGAGGGACAGGCAGTGGGTCTTCGGGAACTTCATGTGCAAAGCCGTGGTGGTGGTCGACGTCAGCAACCAGTTCACCACAGTGGGCATAGTCACCGTGCTCTGCATAGACAG GTACATTGCCATTGTCCATCCCACCTCAGAGAACCGGACCATCCAGTGGACCATTGTCATCAAcctgctggtgtgggtgggCAGTTTTCTCCTCACCATCCCTGTCATGATATACGCCAAGGTGATCTCTGAGAAGCACATGAACGTATGTATGATGTACCTGGACAGCCCTAAGGACATGTATTGGTACACGCTGTACCAGTCCACGCTGGGCTTCATCGTGCCCCTCATCATAATCAGTACTTTTTACTCTCTGACTCTGTACCACGTGTTCCGCTCCATCCGGCGGGTCAAGCGCAAGCAGTCGGTGTGGGCCAAGCGCGCCACCAAGATGGTGCTGATGGTCATCGCCCTATTTCTGCTGTGCTGGTCCCCGTACCACGTCATCCAGGTGATCAACCTGAGCATCCAGCACCCCACCAGCATCTTCATCTACGCCTACAACATCAGCATTTGCCTGAGTTACTCGCACAGCTGCATCAATCCACTCATGCTCCTCATCTTCGCCCAGAACTACCGCGAGCGCCTCTGCCACCGTCGCGACCTCCGCAGCTCTCACACCACCATGTCCAAAACCACGGTGAAGACGGAGGGGGGCTCCAGCGTCAGCCCAGACACCACCCATCGCTGCACCGTCATCTGA